In a genomic window of Akkermansia massiliensis:
- a CDS encoding type B 50S ribosomal protein L31 — translation MKKDIHPQYNPVVFVDITTGRRFITHSTVRSPKTEVIDGVEHFVVSCGITSDSHPFFTGKNQFVDTEGRIDKFQKRFGAVRRSGGKPKLNK, via the coding sequence ATGAAGAAAGATATTCATCCCCAGTACAATCCGGTCGTTTTTGTCGACATCACCACCGGACGCCGCTTCATCACCCATTCCACCGTTCGCTCCCCCAAGACGGAAGTTATTGACGGGGTTGAACATTTCGTGGTTTCCTGCGGCATCACCTCCGACTCCCACCCGTTCTTCACCGGCAAGAACCAGTTCGTGGACACGGAAGGCCGCATCGACAAGTTCCAGAAGCGTTTCGGCGCTGTCCGCCGCAGCGGCGGCAAGCCCAAGCTCAACAAGTAA